The genomic DNA CGTTTGCGTGCATTTGCACCATACGACCCACGCGCTCTTTCTTGCCCTTAACCGAGTTGATCACGCCGTCGCCGGAGGCCAACACGCCCGAGTAAACGCGGACGAAGGTCAAAGTACCCACGAATGGGTCGGTAGCGATCTTGAACGCCAAAGCCGAGAACGGCTCGTCATCACTTGCGTGACGCTCCATCTCTTCTTCCTCGTTATCAGGGTTGGAACCCTTGATAGCAGGAATGTCGGTTGGAGCAGGCAGGAAGTCGATAACGGCGTCGAGAACCAGGGGAACACCCTTGTTCTTGAACGAGGAACCGCAAACAGCCAGGACGATTTCGCCAGCGATAGTACGCTGACGCAGAGCGGCCTTGATTTCCACGTTGGTGAGTTCTTCACCTTCGAGGTACTTGTTCATCAGCTCTTCGCTGGCTTCGGCAGCAGCCTCAACCATGTTGTTGCGCCACTCGTCAGCCAGTTCCTGCAGCTCTGCAGGGATAGGCTTGCGAACAGGAACCATACCTTTGTCGGAATCATTCCAGTAAACAGCTTCCATGTTGATCAGATCGATCTGACCCTGGAAGTTGTCTTCGGAACCGATAGCCAACTGGATTGGCACCGGGGTGTGGCCCAGACGCTGCTTGATCTGACCGATCACGCGCAGGAAGTTGGCACCAGCACGGTCCATCTTGTTTACATAAACAAGACGTGGAACGCCGTACTTGTTGGCTTGACGCCATACGGTTTCCGACTGAGGCTCAACACCCGAAGTACCGCAGAACACAACGACAGCGCCGTCGAGTACGCGCAGGGAACGCTCAACTTCAATGGTGAAGTCTACGTGGCCCGGGGTATCGATTACGTTGAAGCGATGCTCGTCTTTGTACTGCTTCTCGGAACCCTTCCAGAAGGCGGTAATAGCAGCAGAAGTAATGGTAATACCACGCTCCTGCTCCTGAACCATCCAGTCTGTGGTCGCGGCGCCGTCATGCACCTCGCCCATTTTGTGACTTTTGCCGGTGTAAAACAGTACGCGCTCGGTGGTGGTAGTTTTACCAGCATCCACGTGAGCAACGATACCGATGTTACGGTAGCGGCTAATCGGAGTAGTACGAGCCATAAAGCCCTCGCAAAATTAGTGAAGCTAAAATTAGAAGCGGTAGTGCGAGAAAGCTTTGTTGGCTTCAGCCATACGGTGCACGTCTTCACGCTTCTTAACAGCAGCACCTTTACCTTCAGCAGCGTCCAACAATTCGCCTGCCAAACGCAGAGCCATAGACTTCTCGCCGCGCTTACGGGCGAAGTCTACCAACCAGCGCATTGCCAGAGCGTTACGACGGGACGGGCGAACTTCAACCGGAACCTGGTAAGTAGCACCGCCTACACGGCGCGACTTCACTTCGACCAGCGGAGCGATGGCGTCGAGAGCTTTCTCGAAGATTTCCAGGGGGTCGCTGTTCTTGCGTTCTTTAACCTTTTCCAGCGCGCCATAAACGATACGCTCGGCAACGGCTTTCTTGCCGCTTTCCATCACGTGGTTCATGAACTTGGCCAGGATTTGGCTTCCGTATTTTGGATCGTCAAGCACTTCGCGCTTGGCTGCTACGCGTCTTCTTGGCATGGATAAGCCCTCAAACGGTCTTCAGGTTCGCTCGGAATCGGTGCCCTTTCGGGACGCCTCCGACCTTACTCTTATCGACTCAGAAAATTAGATGATTCAGTGTTGCAAAAAGCCGCTACTACTTAGGCTTCTTGGTACCGTACTTCGAACGACCCTGGTTACGACCTTTAACGCCGGAAGTATCCAAGGAACCGCGTACGGTGTGGTAACGAACACCTGGCAAGTCTTTTACACGACCGCCGCGGATCAGTACCACGCTGTGTTCTTGCAGGTTGTGACCTTCACCACCGATGTACGAGGAAACCTCGAAACCGTTGGTCAGGCGCACACGGCATACTTTACGCAGTGCCGAGTTAGGTTTTTTCGGCGTAGTGGTATACACGCGAGTGCATACGCCACGACGTTGCGGGCAGTTCTGCAGCGCAGGTACGTCGGATTTCTCGACGATACGCTTACGCGGCTGACGTACCAGCTGGTTGATAGTTGCCATCTACTAGCTCCACTGTTGTCTTGCGACGCTATTGTCTTGCAAGAAAAGCAAAATGGCAGGAACGAATTCCCGCCAAATTTAGGGGTACAAGAGTCTAAAGAGGATCTTGCCCCCAGTCAAGGCAAGGCCCCGACCTCCCCTCTCATCGAACCGAGGCAAAATTGCCTCGATCCGACGAATGGAGCTGCCAGGGCCCGGACTTATTTATCGCAGAACTCAGTTACCGCTGGAGTTCAGCGCTTCGGTCAGTGCAGCTTCCACTTCACTGGCGCTTACGCGCAACGGCTTGTCAGCATCACGGCGACGCTTACGCTCGCTGTGGTAAGCCAAACCGGTACCGGCCGGGATCAGACGACCCACAACCACGTTTTCTTTCAGGCCGCGCAGGTAATCGCGCTTGCCGGTTACCGCTGCTTCGGTCAGTACGCGAGTGGTCTCCTGGAAGGAGGCCGCCGAGATGAACGACTCAGTCGACAACGACGCCTTGGTGATACCCAGCAGCACGCGAGTGAACTTGGACACGAATTTGTCTTCGTTCGTCAGGCGCTCGTTTTCCACCAGTACGTGAGTCAGTTCCATCTGGTCACCCTTGATGAAACTGGAATCGCCGGATTCAGCGATTTCAACTTTACGCAGCATCTGACGCAGGATGGTCTCGATGTGCTTATCGTTGATCTTCACGCCTTGCAGGCGGTAAACGTCCTGGATCTCGTTAACGATGTACTTGGCCAGCGCACTCACACCCAGCAGACGCAGGATGTCGTGTGGATCGCTCGGACCGTCGGAGATAACTTCGCCGCGGTTTACCTGTTCGCCTTCGAACACGTTCAGGTGACGCCACTTCGGAATCAGCTCTTCATACGGATCGCTACCGTCGTTCGGGGTGATGACCAGACGGCGCTTGCCCTTGGTCTCTTTACCGAACGCGATGGTGCCGCTGACTTCAGCCAGAATCGACGCTTCTTTCGGACGACGCGCTTCGAACAAGTCGGCAACACGCGGCAGACCACCGGTGATGTCACGGGTCTTCGAAGTTTCTTGCGGGATACGCGCGATAACATCACCGATCGCGATCTTCGCACCGTCCGCCACACCGACCAGGGCGTTGGCTGGCAGGAAGTACTGAGCGATAACGTCAGTGCCTGGCAGCAACAGATCCTTGCCGTTGTCATCGACCATCTTCACGGCTGGACGGATGTCTTTACCGGCAGCTGGACGATCTTTCGCGTCGAGTACTTCAATGTTGGTCATACCGGTCAATTCGTCAGTCTGACGCTTGATCGTGATGCCTTCTTCCATGCCCACGTAGGTCACGGTACCTTTCATTTCGGTAACGATTGGGTGAGTGTGCGGATCCCACTTGGCCACGATTGCGCCAGCGTCGACCTTGTCACCTTCTTTAACCGAAATCACAGCACCGTACGGCAGCTTGTAACGCTCACGCTCACGACCGTAGTCATCAGCGATTGCCAGCTCACCGGAACGGGACACAGCAACCAGGTGGCCATCCACTCGCTCAACGTGTTTCAGGTTGTGCAGACGGACGGTACCGCCATTCTTCACCTGAACGCTGTCGGCTGCGGAGGTCCGGCTTGCCGCACCACCGATGTGGAACGTACGCATGGTCAGCTGGGTACCCGGCTCACCGATGGACTGGGCAGCGATAACGCCGACCGCTTCACCGATGTTCACCTGGTGACCACGAGCCAAGTCACGGCCGTAGCACTTGGCGCAAATGCCGTAGCGGGTTTCGCAGCTGATCGGCGAGCGAACGATCACTTCGTCAATGCTGTTGAGTTCGATGAACTCAACCCACTTCTCGTCCACCAGGGTGCCGGCAGGAACGATAACTTCCTCGGTACCTGGCTTGAATACGTCACGGGCGATAACACGACCCAATACGCGCTCACCCAACGGCTCTACAACGTCACCGCCTTCAATGTGCGGCGTCATCAGCAGACCGTGCTCGGTGCCGCAATCGATCTCGGTTACAACCAGATCTTGTGCAACGTCTACCAGACGACGAGTCAGGTAACCGGAGTTAGCGGTTTTCAACGCGGTATCCGCCAGACCTTTACGAGCACCGTGAGTGGAGATGAAGTACTGAAGTACGCTCAAACCTTCACGGAAGTTCGCAGTAATCGGCGTTTCGATGATGGAACCGTCCGGCTTGGCCATCAGGCCACGCATACCGGCGAGCTGACGGATCTGCGCAGCAGAACCCCGTGCGCCCGAGTCGGCCATCATGTACATCGAGTTGAAGGACTCCTGGTCAACTTCGTCGCCGTGACGGTCAATGACTTTCTCTTTCGAGAGGTTAGCCATCATCGCCTTGGAAACTTCGTCGTTCGCCTTCGACCAAAGGTCGATTACCTTGTTGTACTTCTCGCCCTGGGTTACCAGGCCGGAAGCGTACTGGCTTTCGATCTCTTTCACTTCGTCGGTGGCAGCACCGATGATGCGGGCCTTTTCATCCGGGATAACGAAGTCGTTAACACCGATGGAAACGCCGGAAATGGTCGAGTAAGCAAAACCGGTGTACATCAACTGGTCAGCGAAGATCACGGTCTCTTTCAAACCAACCACGCGGTAGCACTGGTTGATCAGCTTGGAGATCGCCTTTTTCTTCATCGGCAGGTTGACGACATCGTACGACAGACCTTTTGGCACAACCTGATACAACAGCGCACGACCGACAGTGGTGTCGACGATACGGGTGTTGGTCACGCTGCCGCCATCACGGTCGTTGACGGTTTCGTTGATCCGCACCTTGACCTTGGCGTGCAGTGCGGCTTCGCCGGCACGGAACACACGGTCAACTTCCTGCAGGTCAGCGAACACACGACCTTCGCCTTTAGCGTTGATCGCCTCACGCGTCATGTAGTACAGACCCAATACAACGTCCTGCGACGGAACGATGATTGGCTCACCGTTGGCTGGCGACAGAATGTTGTTGGTCGACATCATCAACGCACGCGCTTCCAACTGGGCTTCCAGTGTCAGCGGTACGTGCACGGCCATTTGGTCGCCGTCGAAGTCGGCGTTGTACGCAGCACAGACCAGAGGGTGCAGCTGGATAGCCTTACCTTCGATCAGTACCGGTTCAAACGCCTGGATACCCAGACGGTGAAGGGTCGGTGCACGGTTGAGGAGAACCGGGTGTTCGCGAATCACTTCAGCGAGAACGTCCCAAACCTCTGGCAGTTCGCGCTCGACCATTTTCTTGGCCGCTTTGATGGTGGTCGCGAGACCGCGCATTTCCAGCTTGCCGAAGATGAACGGCTTGAACAGCTCCAGAGCCATCTTCTTAGGCAGACCGCACTGGTGCAGACGCAGGGTCGGGCCTACGGTAATTACCGAACGACCAGAGTAGTCCACACGCTTACCGAGCAAGTTCTGACGGAAACGACCTTGCTTACCCTTGATCATGTCAGCCAGGGATTTCAGAGGACGCTTGTTGGAACCAGTGATAGCACGGCCACGACGACCGTTGTCGAGCAAGGCGTCGACAGCTTCTTGCAACATACGCTTTTCGTTGCGCACGATGATGTCCGGAGCGGACAGATCAAGCAGGCGCTTCAAGCGGTTGTTACGGTTGATCACGCGGCGGTACAGGTCGTTGAGGTCGGACGTCGCGAAACGACCACCATCCAACGGTACCAGCGGACGCAGGTCTGGCGGCAGAACCGGCAGAACGGTCAGCACCATCCACTCTGGCAAGTTGCCGGAACCCTGGAAGGCTTCCATCAACTTCAGACGCTTGGACAGTTTCTTGATCTTGGTTTCGGAGTTGGTTTGCGGAATCTCTTCGCGCAGACGGCCAATCTCGTGCTCCAGATCGATAGCGTGCAGCAGTTCGCGGACAGCTTCGGCGCCCATGCGGGCATCGAAATCGTCGCCGAACTCTTCCAGCGCTTCGAAATACTGCTCGTCGTTCAGCAACTGACCTTTTTCAAGGGTGGTCATGCCTGGATCGATAACGACATAGCTCTCGAAGTAGAGAACGCGTTCGATATCACGCAGGGTCATGTCCATCAGCAAGCCGATACGGGACGGCAGCGATTTCAGGAACCAGATGTGGGCAACCGGAGAAGCCAGTTCGATGTGCGCCATGCGCTCACGACGAACCTTGGCCAGTGCAACTTCAACGCCGCACTTCTCGCAGATCACACCACGGTGCTTCAAGCGCTTGTACTTACCGCACAGGCACTCGTAATCCTTTACCGGGCCAAAGATCTTGGCGCAGAACAGGCCGTCACGCTCAGGTTTGAACGTACGGTAGTTGATGGTTTCCGGCTTTTTAACTTCACCGAACGACCACGAACGGATCATCTCAGGCGATGCCAACCCAATACGGATGGCGTCGAACTCTTCGACTTGACCCTGGTTTTTCAGCAAATTCAGTAGGTCTTTCAAGGCCTTTCCTCCTGGCGGAGCAGAGAGCGGGCTAAACGGCCCCGCTCTCGATTCGCGTCACGTGTTATTCGGTTTCCAGATCGATATCGATGCCGAGGGAACGAATTTCTTTGATCAACACGTTGAAGGACTCGGGCATGCCCGGCTCCATACGGTGATCGCCGTCCACGATGTTTTTGTACATCTTGGTCCGGCCGTTCACATCGTCCGACTTCACTGTGAGCATTTCTTGCAGAGTGTAAGCAGCACCGTATGCTTCCAGTGCCCAGACCTCCATCTCCCCGAAACGCTGACCACCGAACTGAGCCTTACCACCCAGCGGCTGCTGGGTAACCAGGCTGTACGAACCGGTAGAACGAGCGTGCATCTTGTCGTCTACCAAGTGGTTCAGCTTCAGCATGTACATGTAGCCAACAGTAACCGGGCGCTCGAACTTGTTGCCGGTACGGCCGTCGAACAGCTGCATCTGGCCGCTTTCCGGCAGGTCTGCCAGTTTCAGCATGGCCTTGATTTCGCTTTCCTTGGCACCGTCGAACACCGGGGTAGCCATTGGAACGCCGCCGCGCAGGTTTTTCGCCAGGTCCAGGATTTCCTGGTCGGAGAAGGTGTCCAGCTCTTCGTTGCGACCGCCGATCTCGTTGTAGATCTCGTGCAGGAACTTACGCAGGTCAGCAACCTTGCGCTGCTCTTCGATCATGCGGTTGATCTTCTCGCCCAGACCTTTGGCCGCGAGGCCCAGGTGGGTTTCAAGGATCTGACCAACGTTCATACGCGAAGGTACGCCCAACGGGTTGAGGACGACGTCGACCGGGGTGCCATTGGCATCGTGCGGCATGTCTTCAACCGGCATGATCACGGAGACCACACCCTTGTTACCGTGACGACCGGCCATCTTGTCGCCCGGCTGGATGCGGCGACGGATTGCCAGGTAAACCTTGACGATTTTCAGCACGCCTGGAGCCAGGTCATCGCCCTGCTGCAGTTTGCGCTTCTTGTCTTCGAACTTGTCGTCCAGCAGACGGCGGCGATCAACGATGTAGGCCTGGGCCTTCTCGAGCTGCTCGTTCAGAGCATCTTCAGCCATGCGCAGTTTGAACCACTGGCCGTGCTCAAGACCGTCGAGGATTTCGTCGGTGATGTCCTGACCTTTCTTCAGACCTGCGCCGCCTTCAGCCTTGTGGCCTACCAGAGCGGAACGCAGACGTTCGAAGGTTGCGCCTTCAACGATACGGAACTCTTCGTTCAGATCCTTGCGGATCTCGTCGAGCTGGGTCTTCTCGATGGACAGGGCACGAGCATCACGCTCAACGCCGTCACGGGTGAAGACCTGTACGTCGATGACAGTACCCTTGGTGCCAGTCGGCACGCGCAGGGAAGTGTCTTTAACGTCGCTGGCTTTTTCACCGAAGATGGCACGCAGCAGTTTTTCTTCCGGAGTCAGTTGGGTCTCGCCTTTCGGAGTGACCTTACCGACCAGGATGTCGCCTGCGCCTACTTCGGCACCTACGTAAACGATACCGGCTTCGTCCAGTTTGTTCAGTGCAGCTTCACCCACGTTCGGGATGTCCGCAGTGATTTCCTCTGGCCCAAGCTTGGTGTCACGCGCCACACAGGTCAGTTCCTGAATGTGGATCGTGGTGAAGCGGTCTTCTTGAACAACACGCTCGGACAGGCAGATGGAGTCTTCGAAGTTGAAGCCGTTCCATGCCATGAACGCGATGCGCATGTTCTGACCCAGTGCCAGTTCACCCATGTCGGTGGACGGGCCGTCGGCCATGATGTCGCTGCGCTGAACGCGATCACCTTTGCTCACCAGCGGACGCTGGTTGATGCAGGTGTTCTGGTTCGAGCGGGTGTATTTGGTCAGGTTGTAGATGTCGACACCGGCTTCGCCAGTTTCAACTTCGTCATCGGCAACACGAACCACGATACGGCTGGCATCAACGGAGTCGATCACGCCGCCACGACGAGCCACGACGCAAACGCCGGAGTCACGGGCTACGTTACGCTCCATGCCGGTACCTACCAGCGGCTTGTCAGCGCGCAGGGTGGGTACAGCTTGACGCTGCATGTTGGAACCCATCAACGCACGGTTGGCGTCATCGTGCTCCAGGAACGGAATCAGCGACGCTGCAACCGACACTACCTGCTTCGGCGAAACGTCCATCAAGGTGACGTCTTCCGGCGCCTTGACGGTGAACTCGTTCAAGTGACGAACAGCTACCAGCTCGTCGACCAGGACTTTCTTGTCGTTCATCGTGGCCGAGGCCTGAGCGATCACGTGATCAGCTTCTTCGATAGCGGACAGGAACACGATCTCGTCGGTGACCAGAGCGTCCTTCACCACTCGGTACGGGCTCTCGAGGAAGCCGTACTGGTTGGTGCGCGCATAAGCGGCCAGGGAGTTGATCAGGCCGATGTTCGGACCTTCCGGCGTTTCGATCGGGCAAACACGACCGTAGTGCGTCGGGTGTACGTCACGAACTTCAAAGCCCGCACGCTCACGGGTCAGACCGCCCGGGCCCAGTGCAGATACACGGCGCTTGTGGGTGATCTCGGAGAGCGGGTTGTTCTGGTCCATGAACTGGGAAAGCTGGCTGGAACCGAAGAACTCTTTCACCGCCGCAGCCACTGGCTTGGCGTTGATCAGGTCTTGCGGCATCAGGCCTTCGCTTTCTGCCATCGACAGACGCTCTTTGACCGCACGCTCAACACGTACCAGGCCAACGCGGAACTGGTTCTCGGCCATCTCACCTACGCAGCGAACACGGCGGTTACCCAGGTGGTCGATGTCATCGACGATGCCTTTACCGTTACGGATGTCGACCAGGGTCTTCAGTACCGCAACGATGTCTTCCTTGCACAGCACGCCCGAACCTTCGATCTCGGTACGACCGATACGACGGTTGAACTTCATCCGGCCGACCGCAGACAGGTCATAGCGCTCAGGGCTGAAGAACAGGTTGTTGAACAGGGTTTCGGCAGCGTCTTTGGTTGGTGGCTCACCAGGACGCATCATGCGATAGATCTCGACCAGCGCTTCCAATTGGTTGCTGGTGGAGTCGATCTTCAGCGTGTCGGAGATGAACGGACCGCAGTCGATATCGTTGGTGTACAGGGTCTCGATGCGAACAACCTGAGCCTTGGCGATCTTGGCCAGGATCTCGGTGTTCAGCTCGGTGTTGCACTCGGCCAGGATTTCGCCTGTAGCCGGGTGAACGATGACCTTGGCGGTGGTGCGACCCAGGACGTAGTCCAGAGGCACTTCCAGCTCTTTGATACCGGCTTTTTCGATCTGGTTGATGTGGCGCGCAGTAATACGACGGCCAGCTTCAACAATGACCTTGCCCTTGTCATCCTGGATGTCCAGGACGGCAATTTCACCACGCAGGCGCGAAGCAATCAGCTCCAGCTTGAGGGTTTCATCCTTCAGGCTGAATACGTTGGTGGTGTAGAAGGCGTCCAGCACTTGCTCGGTGGTATAACCAAGCGCGCGCAGCAATACCGAGGCCGGCAGCTTGCGACGACGGTCGATACGCACGAACACGCAGTCTTTCGGGTCGAACTCGAAGTCCAACCACGAACCGCGGTACGGAATGATCCGCGCGGAGTACAGGAGCTTGCCGGAGCTGTGCGTCTTGCCGCGGTCGTGGTCGAAGAACACGCCCGGGGAACGGTGCAGCTGGGAAACGATCACACGCTCGGTACCGTTGATAACGAAGGTACCGTTCTCGGTCATCAATGGGATTTCGCCCATGTAGACTTCTTGCTCTTTGATGTCCTTGATCGCTTTGTTCGACGATTCTTTGTCGAAAATGATCAGGCGCACTTTTACCCGCAAAGGTACGGCGTAAGTAACACCGCGCAACACGCATTCTTTGACATCAAATGCCGGTTCGCCCAGGCGATAACCGACGTACTCCAGCGCAGCATTGCCGGAGTAGCTGATGATCGGGAAAACGGATTTGAAGGCCGCATGCAGGCCCACGTCGCGGAACTGATCTTTGGTCGCTCCCGCCTGCAAGAATTCACGATACGAATCCAGCTGGATAGCCAGAAGGTACGGGACATCCATGACGTCCGGCAACTTGCTAAAGTCCTTGCGGATACGTTTTTTCTCAGTATATGAGTAAGCCATCAGCGTTCCCCAGCTTGGTCACCTGCTTGTTTGGCCCCTCCGACGGGAGCAGCCAGAAAATCTTGCAAACCCCATGGTTTGCACCACCGCATCGGGTGGCTACAGCGCGTTAATGGCGGCGACCGAGTCGACAGCCAAGAACGGAAAAAGGCCGGTGGCAAGAGCCACCAGCCATCAGCCTTCAGCTTAACGCTTGGGCTGGAGACGCAAGGTCGATGCTTACTTCAGCTCGACTTTAGCGCCTGCTTCTTCCAGTACTGCTTTGGCTTTGTCAGCTGCGTCTTTGGCAACAGCTTCCAGAACCAGGGCAGGAGCGCCGTCAACTACAGCCTTGGCTTCTTTCAGGCCCAGACCGGTCAGTTCACGTACTGCCTTGATCACGTTTACTTTCTTCTCGCCAGCTTCGGTCAGCATGACGTTGAATTCGGTTTGCTCTTCAACAACGGCAGCAGCAGCAGCTGGGCCAGCGGAAGCAGCGGCAGCGGAAACGCCGAATTTTTCTTCGAAAGCTTTGATCAGCTCAACAACCTGCAGAACCGACATTTCAGCTACGGCGTTGAGGATATCGTCTTGGGAGATAGACATTGCTGTATTTCCTGAATTGGGGGACGGCCTACTCGGCCATCGAAATAAACAAAAATACGCGAGAGAAGTCGCTCAGCCTCAGGCTGCGGCGGCTTCTTTTTGCTCGCGAACTGCGGCCAGAGTACGAGCCAGCTTGCTGGTAGCGCCTTGAATCACGCTCATCAGCTGCGAAATGGCTTCGTCGCGGGTCGGCAGTGTTGCCAGTACGTCGATTTGGTTAGCTGCGAGGAACTTGCCCTCGAACGCAGCTGCCTTGATCTCGAACTTATCCTGACTCTTGGCAAACTCTTTGAACAAACGGGCAGCAGCGCCTGGATGTTCTTTGGAGAACGCGATCAGAGTCGGGCCGGTGAACACGTCGTTGAGAACACTGTATTCAGTGTCAGCAACAGCGCGCTTGAGCAGGGTGTTACGTACAACACGTACGTATACGCCAGCTTCACGAGCCTCTTTACGGAGTCCGGTCATAGCGCCTACTGTCACACCACGGGCATCAGCCACGACAGCGGACAGAGCAGCTTTGGCAGCCTCGTTGACTTCAGCGACGATGGCCTTCTTGTCTTCGAGATTAATTGCCACGGGTTTAACTCCTGCTTGTTACCGTTTCATCTGGCCGGAGCCGGATGTCGTTTTGGTGTCTGATTCGGTAAGGAACCGGGAGCACCATCTGCGTAGGCTTGTGGTTTAAGACTTGCGTCGCCTACGGTCTTGGATAGCCCCCGCCAGGCAGGGACCCCAATTTTTTTCAATTGGCGCAATCTCTCACGCCAACTTGTGTCCTATACGTCCAGCGAGCCTTGGTCGATGACCAGACCTGGGCCCATAGTGGTGCTCAGGGTAACGCGCTTAACGTAGATACCTTTCGAGGAAGCTGGCTTGATACGCTTCAGATCAGCGATCAGGGCTTCAACGTTTTCCTTCAGCTTGACGGCGTCGAAACCGACTTTGCCAACGGAGGTGTGAATGATGCCGTTTTTGTCGGTGCGATAACGAACCTGACCAGCTTTGGCGTTTTTAACCGCGGTAGCTACGTCTGGGGTTACGGTGCCGACTTTAGGGTTAGGCATCAGACCACGTGGGCCGAGGATCTGACCCAACTGACCTACAACGCGCATTGCATCCGGGGAAGCAATAACCACGTCATAGTTCAGGTCGCCGCCTTTCATTTCGGCAGCCAGGTCGTCCATGCCAACGCGGTCAGCGCCAGCGGCCAGAGCAGCTTCAGCTGCCGGGCCTTGGGTGAAGACAGCTACACGTACAGTCTTGCCAGTACCGTGTGGCAGCACAGTTGCGCTACGAACGACCTGGTCGGATTTACGTGGGTCAACGCCCAGGTTTACAGCAACGTCAACGGACTCGCTGAACTTGACAGTCGACAGCTCGGTCAGCAGAGCAGCAGCATCTACAAAGTTGTAGGACTTGCCCGCTTCGATTTTGCCGGCGATAGCCTTTTGGCGCTTGGTCAGCTTAGCCATTACACACCCTCCACGTTAAGGCCCATGCTACGAGCAGAACCGGCGATGGTACGCACGGCTGCATCCATATCAGCTGCAGTCAGATCCGCGTTTTTGGTTTTCGCGATTTCTTCCAGCTGAGCACGGGTCACGGTGCCAACCTTAACGGTGTTAGGACGAGCGGAACCGCTAGTCAGACCGGCAGCCTTCTTCAGCAAAACCGAAGCCGGGGTCGACTTGGTTTCGAAAGTGAAACTACGGTCGCTGTAAACAGTGATGATCACTGGAGTCGGCAGACCTGGCTCAAGACCCTGAGTACGGGCGTTGAAGGCCTTGCAGAATTCCATGATGTTCACGCCGTGCTGACCCAGAGCTGGACCGACGGGTGGGCTTGGGTTGGCCTGAGCGGCCTTCACTTGCAGCTTGATGTAAGCGGTAATCTTCTTGGCCATGAGGCACTCCAATTACGGGTTCAAACGCCTCGAAAGGCTCCCCGGTTACTTGCGCGTATATCCCAGTGACGACAAAACCCCACAGCCTCAGGCTGCGGGGTTGGGATGCTTGCTCAGCTAGACCTTTTCGACCTGACTGAACTCCAACTCTACCGGAGTAGAGCGACCGAAAATGAGCACTGCCACCTGGATCCGGCTCTTTTCGTAGTTAACCTCTTCGACGGTGCCGTTGAAATCAGCAAACGGACCATCTGTAACACGAACAACCTCGCCCGGCTCGAACAACGTCTTCGGCTTAGGCTTGTCGCTACCATCAGCAACACGACGCAGAATTGCTTCTGCCTCTTTATCGGTAATTGGAGCTGGCTTATCGGCAGTACCACCGATAAAACCCATGACGCGAGGGGTATCCTTGACCAAGTGCCAAGTACCTTCGTTCATGTCCATTTGAACCAGCACGTAGCCTGGAAAGAACTTGCGTTCGCTCTTGCGCTTCTGGCCATTCCGCATTTCAACCACTTCTTCAGTGGGAACCAGAATTTCGCCGAAGCCATCTTCCATGCCTGCCAGCTTTACGCGCTCCAGCAAAGAGCGCAT from Pseudomonas tolaasii NCPPB 2192 includes the following:
- the fusA gene encoding elongation factor G — translated: MARTTPISRYRNIGIVAHVDAGKTTTTERVLFYTGKSHKMGEVHDGAATTDWMVQEQERGITITSAAITAFWKGSEKQYKDEHRFNVIDTPGHVDFTIEVERSLRVLDGAVVVFCGTSGVEPQSETVWRQANKYGVPRLVYVNKMDRAGANFLRVIGQIKQRLGHTPVPIQLAIGSEDNFQGQIDLINMEAVYWNDSDKGMVPVRKPIPAELQELADEWRNNMVEAAAEASEELMNKYLEGEELTNVEIKAALRQRTIAGEIVLAVCGSSFKNKGVPLVLDAVIDFLPAPTDIPAIKGSNPDNEEEEMERHASDDEPFSALAFKIATDPFVGTLTFVRVYSGVLASGDGVINSVKGKKERVGRMVQMHANAREEIKEVRAGDIAALIGMKDVTTGETLCDAAKPIILVRMDFPEPVISVAVEPKTKDDQEKMGIALGKLAQEDPSFRVKTDEETGQTIISGMGELHLDILVDRMRREFNVEANIGKPQVSYRERITKNCEIEGKFVRQSGGRGQFGHCWIRFAPADEGQEGLQFVNEVVGGVVPKEYIPAIQKGIEEQMKNGVVAGYPLIGLKATVFDGSYHDVDSNEMAFKVAASMATKQLAQKGGGELLEPIMAVEVVTPEDYMGDVMGDLNRRRGMILGMEDTVSGKVIRAEVPLGEMFGYATDVRSMSQGRASYSMEFKKYNTAPAHIAETVSKKQG
- the rpsG gene encoding 30S ribosomal protein S7, coding for MPRRRVAAKREVLDDPKYGSQILAKFMNHVMESGKKAVAERIVYGALEKVKERKNSDPLEIFEKALDAIAPLVEVKSRRVGGATYQVPVEVRPSRRNALAMRWLVDFARKRGEKSMALRLAGELLDAAEGKGAAVKKREDVHRMAEANKAFSHYRF
- the rpsL gene encoding 30S ribosomal protein S12; translated protein: MATINQLVRQPRKRIVEKSDVPALQNCPQRRGVCTRVYTTTPKKPNSALRKVCRVRLTNGFEVSSYIGGEGHNLQEHSVVLIRGGRVKDLPGVRYHTVRGSLDTSGVKGRNQGRSKYGTKKPK